In Prunus dulcis chromosome 2, ALMONDv2, whole genome shotgun sequence, a single genomic region encodes these proteins:
- the LOC117619711 gene encoding cytosolic endo-beta-N-acetylglucosaminidase 1 — translation MLLPRLRSYIIRKTLVSLLNLLRLVHRKAQTFVLFFRMSKPTSALENQFSAPSPPPFDLTQPAVPISYPIKTLEELESGSYFESFHYPFNKASVALQSASSSLLLPNRPRVIVCHDMDGGYGDDRWVQGGTNSNAYAIWHWYLMDVFIYFSHSLVTLPPPCWTNTAHRHGVKVLGTFITEWDEGTLICNKLLSTEESAQKYAKCLTELAVALGFDGWLINMEVELKSSQIPNLKVFVSHLTQTMHSSVPGSLVIWYDSVTTDGKLNWQDQLNEKNKPFFDICDGIFVNYTWKKNYPMLSADVAGDRKYDVYMGIDVFGRGSFGGGQWNTSVALDVLKKDGVSTAIFAPGWIYETNQPPNFQIAQNHWWALVEKSWGIAQNYPKVLPFYSNFDQGHGYHVSVDGQQVSDAPWCNISSQGFQPFLEYTDNSTPDGIQVHIDFREASYSGGGNITFKGKLEDNAIFTARLFQGDLLLGDLPLHFTYSVKSENISQLGLCLNFSSALKEIKSVLLVSQNLNQFSSKFNKVIMTRQLEKPGTSRGWVIQESNISMSGYRLTEINALCYQSEPEFDERRQNSLSEGQDNSCSQNPTDYYAVLGHISIETFGHNSGFPPSDLWLVEGQYIKWTTGSKGSKNLSLKITWKLKDGNDYAFRNYNIYVEKLAEDARGHPGATLGVHEYLGVARVEAFYVSDLEVPSGTSNIKFIIQVSGVGGSNQKLTESPVFLLDTEAW, via the exons ATGCTTCTTCCTCGTCTTCGCTCCTATATCATCCGTAAAACCCTCGTCTCTCTCCTTAACCTCCTCAGACTAGTTCACCGAAAAGCCCAGACTTTCGTACTCTTCTTCAGAATGTCCAAACCAACCTCCGCTCTAGAGAACCAATTCTCTGCTCCGAGCCCTCCACCGTTCGACCTGACCCAGCCCGCCGTGCCAATTTCGTACCCAATCAAGACGCTCGAAGAGCTCGAGTCCGGGTCCTACTTCGAGTCCTTTCACTACCCTTTCAACAAAGCCTCGGTTGCTCTCCAATCTGCGTCGTCTTCTTTGCTGCTGCCCAATAGGCCGAGAGTGATTGTGTGCCATGACATGGATGGTGGTTATGGAGATGACAGGTGGGTCCAAGGAGGGACTAACTCGAATGCGTATGCGATATGGCATTGGTATTTGATGGATGTTTTCATCTACTTTTCGCATAGTCTTGTTACTCTTCCACCTCCATGTTGGACCAATACGGCTCACAGGCACGGTGTAAAG GTATTGGGAACTTTCATCACGGAATGGGATGAAGGCACGCTTATTTGCAATAAATTGCTCTCTACAGAAGAGTCTGCTCAAAAGTATGCTAAGTGCTTGACGGAGCTTGCTGTTGCTTTGGGCTTTGATGGATGGCTG ATCAATATGGAGGTTGAGTTGAAGTCGAGCCAAATCCCTAATTTGAAAGTATTTGTCAGCCATTTGACGCAGACAATGCATTCCTCGGTCCCTGGCTCTTTAGTGATATG GTATGATAGTGTTACAACTGATGGTAAACTTAACTGGCAAGATCAACtaaatgaaaagaataaaCCTTTCTTTGATATATGTGATGGAATCTTTGTGAACTATACATGGAAG AAAAACTACCCTATGCTTTCAGCCGATGTTGCTGGAGACAGAAAGTATGATGTCTACATGGGAATAGATGTATTTGGAAGGGGCAGTTTCGGTGGTGGACAATGGAAT ACAAGTGTTGCACTTGATGTGCTGAAAAAGGATGGTGTTTCAACTGCCATATTTGCTCCTGGATGGATCTATGAAACTAATCAACCACCAAATTTTCAGATTGCTCAGAATCA TTGGTGGGCCCTTGTGGAAAAATCATGGGGAATAGCACAAAATTATCCTAAAGTTCTACCAttctattcaaattttgatcAG GGCCATGGATATCATGTTTCTGTTGATGGACAGCAAGTATCAGATGCTCCGTGGTGCAACATTTCTTCCCAAGGTTTTCAG CCTTTCCTTGAGTATACTGACAATTCAACTCCAGATGGCATTCAGGTCCATATTGA TTTCAGGGAAGCATCTTATAGTGGAGGAGGAAACATCACATTTAAAGGAAAACTTGAAGACAATGCTATTTTCACTGCAAGGCTCTTTCAAGGAGATCTTCTTTTGGGGGATTTACCTCTCCACTTTACATATTCT GTGAAATCAGAGAATATTTCTCAACTAGGCCTGTGTCTTAATTTCTCTTCTGCTCTGAAGGAAATAAAGTCAGTACTTCTTGTTTCCCAGAACCTGAACCAATTCTCAAGCAAATTTAATAAAGTGATTATGACACGTCAACTTGAAAAGCCAGGAACTTCCCGTGGATGGGTCATACAGGAGAGTAACATCAGCATGAGTGGATACAGATTAACAGAAATAAATGCTCTGTGCTATCAGTCAGAGCCTGAATTTGATGAAAGGAGGCAAAATTCCTTATCAGAAGGCCAAGATAATTCTTGTTCTCAGAATCCAACAGACTACTATGCAGTGCTTGGTCATATTTCAATTGAAACTTTTGGACACAATTCTGGTTTTCCACCTTCTGACTTGTGGCTTGTCGAAGGTCAATATATCAAATGGACTACAGGATCTAAGGGTTCCAAGAACCTTAGTCTTAAGATCACGTGGAAATTGAAAGATGGGAATGATTATGCATTCcgaaattataatatttatgttgaaAAACTAGCAGAAGATGCCCGTGGCCATCCAGGAGCAACACTAGGGGTGCACGAGTATCTTGGAGTGGCTCGAGTGGAAGCTTTTTATGTTTCTGACCTTGAAGTCCCTTCTGGTACTTCTAACATCAAGTTTATTATTCAAGTGAGTGGTGTCGGCGGGAGTAACCAGAAGCTAACCGAATCGCCTGTTTTTCTATTGGATACTGAAgcttggtaa
- the LOC117619712 gene encoding DEAD-box ATP-dependent RNA helicase 18 isoform X2: protein MDADSFNPNSALSDTRFSDLKPPLSEPVLEALAQGGFEFCTPVQAATIPLLCRFKDVAVDAATGSGKTLAFVVPLVEILRRASTVPKPQQVMGMIISPTRELSSQIYNVAKPFISTLPNFKCVLLVGGGQVKADTKQIEEEGANLLIGTPGRLYDIMERMDGLDLRDLEILILDEADRLLDMGFQKQINDIISRLPKLRRTGLFSATQTEAVEELARAGLRNPVRVEVRAETKSNNSALSQQLASSKTPSGLAIEYLECEADKKPSQLVDLLVKNKSNKTIVYFMTCACVDYWGLVLPLLGSLKGFPLIALHGKMKQAARDKALASFTSLSSGILLCTDVAARGLDIPGVDCIVQYDTPQDPNVFIHRVGRTARMGRQGSAIVFLLPKEEAYVEFLRIRRVPLQERKCSDDVSDVIPQIRSAAKKDRDVMEKGLRAFVSYIRAYKEHHCSYIFRWKELEIGKLGMGFGLLQLPAMPEVKHHSLSTEGFIPVKDINLEEIKFKFSQLS from the exons ATGGACGCCGACTCTTTCAACCCCAACAGCGCGCTAAGCGACACGCGCTTCTCTGACCTGAAGCCGCCACTCTCCGAGCCGGTCCTCGAAGCCCTAGCCCAAGGCGGGTTCGAGTTCTGCACGCCGGTTCAAGCCGCCACAATCCCCTTACTATGCAGGTTCAAGGACGTGGCGGTCGACGCCGCTACCGGCTCAGGCAAAACCCTAGCCTTCGTGGTTCCACTGGTGGAGATACTCCGACGAGCTTCAACCGTTCCAAAACCTCAGCAG GTGATGGGAATGATTATATCTCCGACTAGGGAGCTGTCTTCGCAAATATACAACGTGGCAAAACCCTTCATTTCGACGCTGCCGAATTTCAAGTGTGTGCTTTTGGTTGGTGGAGGGCAAGTGAAAGCAGACACGAAGCAAATAGAGGAGGAAGGAGCCAATTTGTTGATTGGCACTCCGGGGAGACTATACGACATTATGGAACGCATGGATGGCTTGGATTTGCGAGACCTTGAG ATTTTGATTTTAGATGAGGCTGATAGGCTCTTGGATATGGGTTTCCAGAAGCAGATAAATGATATTATATCTCGCTTGCCAAAGCTTCGTAGAACTGGTCTCTTTTCAGCTACCCAAACTGAAGCAGTTGAAGAGCTGGCCAGAGCAGGACTAAGGAATCCTGTGAGAGTCGAAGTACGAGCGGAAACAAAATCGAATAATTCGGCATTGTCGCAACAGTTAGCCTCTTCAAAAACACCTTCTGGCCTTGCCATTGAG TATCTGGAGTGCGAAGCAGACAAGAAACCGTCACAACTTGTGGATCTCCTTGTTAAGAATAAGTCTAACAAGACCATAGT atACTTCATGACTTGTGCTTGCGTTGACTACTGGGGACTTGTTCTTCCATTGCTTGGTTCTTTAAAGGGTTTCCCTTTGATTGCTCTACATGGGAAGATGAAGCAG GCTGCAAGGGATAAAGCTTTAGCCTCATTTACATCTCTCTCAAGTGGCATCCTTCTATGTACTGATGTTGCAGCTCGTGGACTCGATATTCCAGGTGTTGACTGTATAGTGCAG TATGATACCCCTCAAGATCCAAATGTTTTCATACATAGAGTTGGCCGAACAGCTCGTATGGGTAGACAAGGAAGTGCAATCGTTTTTCTGTTGCCAAAG GAGGAAGCTTATGTAGAATTCCTGCGGATAAGAAGAGTGCCTCTTCAAGAAAGGAAATGTTCTGATGATGTTTCTGATGTTATTCCCCAG ATACGATCTGCCGCAAAAAAGGACCGTGATGTCATGGAAAAGGGACTCAGGGCATTTGTTTCTTACATCCGTGCATATAAAGAACACCATTGCTCATACATTTTCAG GTGGAAAGAACTTGAAATTGGGAAACTGGGCATGGGATTCGGACTACTGCAGCTCCCTGCAATGCCTGAGGTCAAGCACCACTCTCTTTCCACAGAGGGTTTCATCCCTGTTAAAGACATCAACTTGGAGGAGATCAAGTTTAA GTTTTCTCAGCTCTCATGA
- the LOC117617439 gene encoding protein trichome birefringence-like 33 isoform X2 has protein sequence MRIMKPPPFSSSSSSVFRKARLSPYLFTLLAFILFVAVLYGEDLMCIFGQQLQHSPNSDPLVIRTGESTQPITEEKLPFAIGKSEEGCDIFSGRWVWDESNRPLYEESECPYIQPQLTCQEHGRPDKDYQKWRWQPHGCDLPSFNATLMLETLRGKRMMFVGDSLNRGQYVSMICLLHSLIPEDAKSMETFDSDSRTVFTAKEYNATIEFYWAPFLLESNADNAVVHRISDRLVRKGSITKHGKHWKGVDVLVFNTYLWWMTGLKFKILQGSFDDEVKDIVEVPTTEAYRMAMKTMLRWVRRNMNPKKTRVFFTSMSPSHGKSVDWGGESGGNCYNQTTPIEDPNYWGSDSRKNIMEVIGDVFGKSRVPITFLNITQLSSYRKDAHTAIYKKQWNPLTPEQLANPVSYADCVHWCLPGLQDTWNELLFAKLFYP, from the exons ATGAGAATAATGAAGCCACCGccattctcttcctcttcctcctctgtTTTTCGCAAGGCCCGCCTCTCCCCCTACCTCTTCACCTTGCTCGCTTTCATCCTCTTCGTCGCCGTCCTCTACGGTGAGGACCTCATGTGCATCTTCGGCCAGCAGCTGCAACACAGCCCCAACTCGGACCCACTCGTCATCAGAACCGGTGAGTCAACTCAACCCATCACCGA ggagaagCTGCCGTTCGCCATAGGAAAGAGCGAGGAAGGCTGCGACATATTCAGTGGGAGGTGGGTTTGGGACGAGTCGAATCGGCCGCTTTACGAGGAATCGGAGTGTCCGTACATTCAGCCTCAGTTGACTTGTCAAGAACACGGACGACCTGACAAGGATTATCAGAAATGGCGATggcagccgcacggctgtgaTCTTCCCAG CTTCAACGCAACATTGATGCTCGAGACACTACGCGGGAAACGGATGATGTTTGTTGGCGATTCTCTGAACCGGGGTCAGTATGTTTCCATGATTTGTCTTCTCCATTCGCTCATCCCCGAGGATGCCAAATCTATGGAAACCTTTGACTCAGACTCACGAACTGTTTTCACTGCAAAG GAGTACAATGCCACAATTGAGTTCTACTGGGCGCCATTTCTTCTCGAGTCAAACGCCGATAATGCTGTCGTCCATAGGATATCTGACAGGCTTGTCAGGAAAGGGTCCATCACTAAGCATGGCAAGCATTGGAAGGGCGTGGATGTCTTGGTGTTTAACACCTATCTGTGGTGGATGACTGGCTTGAAGTTTAAGATCTT GCAAGGTTCCTTCGATGATGAGGTGAAAGATATCGTGGAGGTACCAACAACAGAGGCTTATCGCATGGCGATGAAGACTATGTTGAGATGGGTGCGGAGGAACATGAACCCCAAGAAGACGAGGGTCTTTTTCACTAGCATGTCGCCTTCTCATGGAAA GAGTGTAGATTGGGGAGGTGAATCAGGAGGTAACTGTTACAATCAAACTACTCCGATTGAAGATCCTAACTATTGGGGTTCAGATTCCCGGAAAAATATAATGGAGGTGATAGGAGACGTGTTCGGTAAATCAAGGGTGCCCATTACATTTCTGAACATCACCCAACTCTCGAGCTATCGCAAAGATGCACACACAGCAATCTACAAGAAGCAGTGGAATCCACTGACTCCAGAGCAATTAGCAAACCCTGTTAGCTATGCAGATTGTGTACATTGGTGTTTGCCTGGCCTTCAGGATACTTGGAATGAGCTTCTATTTGCCAAGCTTTTCTACCCTTGA
- the LOC117617439 gene encoding protein trichome birefringence-like 33 isoform X1, with product MRIMKPPPFSSSSSSVFRKARLSPYLFTLLAFILFVAVLYGEDLMCIFGQQLQHSPNSDPLVIRTGKKREKLPFAIGKSEEGCDIFSGRWVWDESNRPLYEESECPYIQPQLTCQEHGRPDKDYQKWRWQPHGCDLPSFNATLMLETLRGKRMMFVGDSLNRGQYVSMICLLHSLIPEDAKSMETFDSDSRTVFTAKEYNATIEFYWAPFLLESNADNAVVHRISDRLVRKGSITKHGKHWKGVDVLVFNTYLWWMTGLKFKILQGSFDDEVKDIVEVPTTEAYRMAMKTMLRWVRRNMNPKKTRVFFTSMSPSHGKSVDWGGESGGNCYNQTTPIEDPNYWGSDSRKNIMEVIGDVFGKSRVPITFLNITQLSSYRKDAHTAIYKKQWNPLTPEQLANPVSYADCVHWCLPGLQDTWNELLFAKLFYP from the exons ATGAGAATAATGAAGCCACCGccattctcttcctcttcctcctctgtTTTTCGCAAGGCCCGCCTCTCCCCCTACCTCTTCACCTTGCTCGCTTTCATCCTCTTCGTCGCCGTCCTCTACGGTGAGGACCTCATGTGCATCTTCGGCCAGCAGCTGCAACACAGCCCCAACTCGGACCCACTCGTCATCAGAACCG ggaagaagagggagaagCTGCCGTTCGCCATAGGAAAGAGCGAGGAAGGCTGCGACATATTCAGTGGGAGGTGGGTTTGGGACGAGTCGAATCGGCCGCTTTACGAGGAATCGGAGTGTCCGTACATTCAGCCTCAGTTGACTTGTCAAGAACACGGACGACCTGACAAGGATTATCAGAAATGGCGATggcagccgcacggctgtgaTCTTCCCAG CTTCAACGCAACATTGATGCTCGAGACACTACGCGGGAAACGGATGATGTTTGTTGGCGATTCTCTGAACCGGGGTCAGTATGTTTCCATGATTTGTCTTCTCCATTCGCTCATCCCCGAGGATGCCAAATCTATGGAAACCTTTGACTCAGACTCACGAACTGTTTTCACTGCAAAG GAGTACAATGCCACAATTGAGTTCTACTGGGCGCCATTTCTTCTCGAGTCAAACGCCGATAATGCTGTCGTCCATAGGATATCTGACAGGCTTGTCAGGAAAGGGTCCATCACTAAGCATGGCAAGCATTGGAAGGGCGTGGATGTCTTGGTGTTTAACACCTATCTGTGGTGGATGACTGGCTTGAAGTTTAAGATCTT GCAAGGTTCCTTCGATGATGAGGTGAAAGATATCGTGGAGGTACCAACAACAGAGGCTTATCGCATGGCGATGAAGACTATGTTGAGATGGGTGCGGAGGAACATGAACCCCAAGAAGACGAGGGTCTTTTTCACTAGCATGTCGCCTTCTCATGGAAA GAGTGTAGATTGGGGAGGTGAATCAGGAGGTAACTGTTACAATCAAACTACTCCGATTGAAGATCCTAACTATTGGGGTTCAGATTCCCGGAAAAATATAATGGAGGTGATAGGAGACGTGTTCGGTAAATCAAGGGTGCCCATTACATTTCTGAACATCACCCAACTCTCGAGCTATCGCAAAGATGCACACACAGCAATCTACAAGAAGCAGTGGAATCCACTGACTCCAGAGCAATTAGCAAACCCTGTTAGCTATGCAGATTGTGTACATTGGTGTTTGCCTGGCCTTCAGGATACTTGGAATGAGCTTCTATTTGCCAAGCTTTTCTACCCTTGA
- the LOC117617440 gene encoding uncharacterized protein LOC117617440 — translation MVVGGGFMKWVLVILAILDRVNSVSANCHFSVVDDNKLYDYSLGSPIHLFPHGVQSEDGFYKVAANETVLWFQLCDGMIFNHDPPRCVDCWDCGGPSRCGMGCSALVANNIGGYDVCTTIGRASSIDINIIDKKNPNSGVIVKMSNSGLKLNCSLSVSVICDPNRVQGPHSLEKTGKCDYATVLTHPSGCAKVVHVHGHWWGWFGTLGTIVLCLFGAYLLAGAVYRYFSLGVRGIHVIPNLDFWTSVPQRTQSLFASLFRKFRGSSSQGHRSSYSPVNF, via the exons ATGGTGGTCGGAGGCGGTTTTATGAAATGGGTTTTAGTTATTTTAGCGATTCTGGACCGAGTTAACTCGGTCTCTGCTAACTGTCATTTCAGTGTCGTTGATGATAACAAGCTCTACGACTACAGCTTGGGCTCTCCCATCCACTTATTCCCTCATGGCGTTCAAAGCGAAGATgg ATTCTACAAGGTGGCAGCAAATGAGACTGTGCTCTGGTTTCAG CTTTGCGATGGAATGATTTTCAATCACGACCCACCTAGATGCGTCGATTGCTGG GATTGTGGGGGGCCATCACGCTGTGGCATGGGTTGTAGTGCGCTTGTGGCAAACAACATAGGAG GTTATGATGTGTGCACTACCATTGGGCGTGCCTCGAGCATTGACATTAACATAATTG ACAAGAAGAATCCTAACAGTGGTGTCATTGTTAAGATGTCAAATAGTGGCCTAAAGCTCAACTGTTCGCTCTCTGTGTCTGTAATTTGTGATCCAAATAGAGTTCAG GGGCCACATTCACTGGAGAAAACTGGGAAATGTGACTAC GCTACAGTGTTAACGCATCCTTCTGGTTGTGCCAAGGTCGTACATGTTCATGGACACTGGTGGGGCTGGTTTGGCACCTTAGGAACCAT AGTCTTATGCCTTTTTGGAGCATATCTGCTGGCTGGGGCAGTTTATCGATATTTCAGTCTTGGAGTTCGTGGAATACAC GTTATTCCAAACTTGGACTTTTGGACCAGCGTACCTCAGAGAACACAG AGTCTGTTTGCATCTTTATTCCGCAAATTTAGGGGATCTTCTTCTCAAGGTCATCGAAGCTCGTATTCTCCTGTCAACTTCTGA
- the LOC117619712 gene encoding DEAD-box ATP-dependent RNA helicase 18 isoform X1 codes for MDADSFNPNSALSDTRFSDLKPPLSEPVLEALAQGGFEFCTPVQAATIPLLCRFKDVAVDAATGSGKTLAFVVPLVEILRRASTVPKPQQVMGMIISPTRELSSQIYNVAKPFISTLPNFKCVLLVGGGQVKADTKQIEEEGANLLIGTPGRLYDIMERMDGLDLRDLEILILDEADRLLDMGFQKQINDIISRLPKLRRTGLFSATQTEAVEELARAGLRNPVRVEVRAETKSNNSALSQQLASSKTPSGLAIEYLECEADKKPSQLVDLLVKNKSNKTIVYFMTCACVDYWGLVLPLLGSLKGFPLIALHGKMKQAARDKALASFTSLSSGILLCTDVAARGLDIPGVDCIVQYDTPQDPNVFIHRVGRTARMGRQGSAIVFLLPKEEAYVEFLRIRRVPLQERKCSDDVSDVIPQIRSAAKKDRDVMEKGLRAFVSYIRAYKEHHCSYIFRWKELEIGKLGMGFGLLQLPAMPEVKHHSLSTEGFIPVKDINLEEIKFKDKSREKQRKKNLQAKKEAKKQEVKPQKPNKSANDTATQMRKKTAKQRRAAQTVEDEDELAREYRLLKKLKRGDIDESQFAKLTGTEDLL; via the exons ATGGACGCCGACTCTTTCAACCCCAACAGCGCGCTAAGCGACACGCGCTTCTCTGACCTGAAGCCGCCACTCTCCGAGCCGGTCCTCGAAGCCCTAGCCCAAGGCGGGTTCGAGTTCTGCACGCCGGTTCAAGCCGCCACAATCCCCTTACTATGCAGGTTCAAGGACGTGGCGGTCGACGCCGCTACCGGCTCAGGCAAAACCCTAGCCTTCGTGGTTCCACTGGTGGAGATACTCCGACGAGCTTCAACCGTTCCAAAACCTCAGCAG GTGATGGGAATGATTATATCTCCGACTAGGGAGCTGTCTTCGCAAATATACAACGTGGCAAAACCCTTCATTTCGACGCTGCCGAATTTCAAGTGTGTGCTTTTGGTTGGTGGAGGGCAAGTGAAAGCAGACACGAAGCAAATAGAGGAGGAAGGAGCCAATTTGTTGATTGGCACTCCGGGGAGACTATACGACATTATGGAACGCATGGATGGCTTGGATTTGCGAGACCTTGAG ATTTTGATTTTAGATGAGGCTGATAGGCTCTTGGATATGGGTTTCCAGAAGCAGATAAATGATATTATATCTCGCTTGCCAAAGCTTCGTAGAACTGGTCTCTTTTCAGCTACCCAAACTGAAGCAGTTGAAGAGCTGGCCAGAGCAGGACTAAGGAATCCTGTGAGAGTCGAAGTACGAGCGGAAACAAAATCGAATAATTCGGCATTGTCGCAACAGTTAGCCTCTTCAAAAACACCTTCTGGCCTTGCCATTGAG TATCTGGAGTGCGAAGCAGACAAGAAACCGTCACAACTTGTGGATCTCCTTGTTAAGAATAAGTCTAACAAGACCATAGT atACTTCATGACTTGTGCTTGCGTTGACTACTGGGGACTTGTTCTTCCATTGCTTGGTTCTTTAAAGGGTTTCCCTTTGATTGCTCTACATGGGAAGATGAAGCAG GCTGCAAGGGATAAAGCTTTAGCCTCATTTACATCTCTCTCAAGTGGCATCCTTCTATGTACTGATGTTGCAGCTCGTGGACTCGATATTCCAGGTGTTGACTGTATAGTGCAG TATGATACCCCTCAAGATCCAAATGTTTTCATACATAGAGTTGGCCGAACAGCTCGTATGGGTAGACAAGGAAGTGCAATCGTTTTTCTGTTGCCAAAG GAGGAAGCTTATGTAGAATTCCTGCGGATAAGAAGAGTGCCTCTTCAAGAAAGGAAATGTTCTGATGATGTTTCTGATGTTATTCCCCAG ATACGATCTGCCGCAAAAAAGGACCGTGATGTCATGGAAAAGGGACTCAGGGCATTTGTTTCTTACATCCGTGCATATAAAGAACACCATTGCTCATACATTTTCAG GTGGAAAGAACTTGAAATTGGGAAACTGGGCATGGGATTCGGACTACTGCAGCTCCCTGCAATGCCTGAGGTCAAGCACCACTCTCTTTCCACAGAGGGTTTCATCCCTGTTAAAGACATCAACTTGGAGGAGATCAAGTTTAA GGATAAATCTCGTGAGaagcaaagaaagaagaatctgcaagcaaagaaagaagcaaaaaagCAAGAAGTTAAACctcaaaaacccaacaaaagcGCAAATGATACAGCTACTCAGATGAGGAAGAAAACAGCTAAGCAAAGACGTGCTGCCCAGAcagttgaagatgaagatgagtTGGCAAGAGAATACCGCTTGCTAAAGAAGCTCAAAAGGGGGGATATTGACGAAAGTCAATTTGCGAAGTTAACAGGAACGGAAGACTTACTTTGA